The following nucleotide sequence is from Phycisphaerae bacterium.
ACCGGCGGATCGCCACCAGGGCGGTGGGGCCGATCGGCGTGACGCGTTCCTTGCGCCCCTTGCCGCGGATCCGCAGGCATTCGCCGGGGATGTCGACATCGGCAATGTTCAGGGCGACGAGTTCGCTCACGCGCACGCCCGTCGAGTAGAGCGTCTCGAGCATGGCCCGGTCGCGGGCGCCGAGGAGCGTCGTGTCGTCAGGCGTGGTCAGGAGCTTCTGAATCTGCTCGACTTCGAGGAACTTCGGCAGGCGTTTTTCCTGCTTGGGCGTTCGAATCGAAGCGACGGGGTTCGTCGAGATATAGCCCCGGCGCAGGCAGAACTTGTAGAAGCTGCGCAGCGTGGCGAGCTTTCGAGCGGCCGTCGCCTTGGAGTATTCGCGCTCCGTAAGGAACGTGAGGAACGAGCGGATCTGATTGGCGTCGGCGGCCAGGAGCTTCTGCCGAACCTGCTCAGTGTCACCGGTCGCGACCGCGGCCGGAGCCGTGGCAACGGCAGTCCCGCCGCCTCCGCCGAAGGAGGTCGGGGCGGGGCGCTTGATCGGCAAGCTGGCCTGCGCGGCGGCGGTCGGGCCACCGACCAGGAACTGGCTGAACTGGTACAGGTCCGCCGCATAGCACTTGCCGGTGTGGGGCGAGAAGTGCCGCTCAAAGCGGAGGTAGTTAAGGAAGTCTGTGACGAGCGGATGTTCTTGACTCATGTCGCGGAACTCTTTTGGGCGATTGTCTTTCCGTATCGTATTCAACCTGGCTCAGCCGCACTCCTGGCCTTGCCCACCCCCATCGAACACTCTCGCGCCGGGTCTAGGGGCGCTGTCGAGTTCCAGGGCCGATACCCCGGACGCTTCACCTATCGGTCTTACCCTGACCGGGCTTCATCTAACTCTAATTCTATTCTGCGTCCCATCTGATAACTCAGGACGGCCGCGTCAAACCAGTCAAAATCGCTTTCGGCGTCGCTGGCGAGGCCGGCGAAGGCGGCAATGACGTCCGCCTCGTTGCCGGGCTGGTAGCGGAACAAAAACCGGTGTTTTCCCTTAACCAGCGATAATTGCCGGACCGTCTCAGTCATGTCGGACTCTCCGTGGTGGTCGCCTCTGCCGCTGCTATCCGCGGACATCGATGCTGGGCCATTAGTCGGCTGAGGGCGTCGTGCCAGCAGAATCGGATAAAGAGCGTTTGGACTTTGAGATACTGCCGCCAGCCGAGGTTTTGATCGCCTTCGCTGCGTAGTGCGGCATATTTCCGCACGGCGTCGGTCACATGGGCGTGGGCGGCGTTGTAGACCACCTGTACCTGGCCGATCGGCATCTCGGCCTGGGCCATTTGCGAGACGGCAAAGGGCTCCGCCTGGCGGGCAGCCTGCACGGCGTCGAGATGTTCGGTGGCTGCATTCTGAAGTTCGTAGATCTGGACGGCCACGCCGACGATGGGCGTGTAGGCGTCGTATTCCGTAATTCCGGCGACGATGATCGCGTCGGCACCGACGGCTTCCGTAACGGCGAGGGCGTGTGCCGGAGATTCGATCTGCTGCTTGCCCTGCGCCGCGAGAACGGCGATGACGCGGTTGACCGGCAGGACCGTGACGCCTTCGACGAAGGAGAGTTCGGAGGCGAGGAGGTCGGCGGTCTTGATGGGATCGAGATTGAAATCACCGCTGAAGTTGAGGATAGGTGCGACGGCCAGGGTCATCGGCGTGGGGAAGGCGTTATTGACGCGGACCTCGGCTTCACTGTGCGAGCAGCCGCCCGTCACGAGGGCGATGAGCGCGAACGCCGCAGCGAGCGACGCGCAGGTTCGGGATCTTCGGGCGGTCAAAGGGCCCATGCGGGTCGTTCCTCGTTACGGTTCGTCCGTCGAATTCACACGCGCGGCACGGTGGTCAATGGCGCGCCACGCCGGCTCAGCGGCGATGGCCGCGTCCAGCGGCTGCAGGCTCCAGATGTTTTCCGCATTGTCGGTTCGCGACGTAAAGTAGATGCGGCCGTCGATCGCCCAATGGGGAGAGTAGTTTTCGCCTTCGCCGTTGGTCAGCAGCATGAGCCCCCCGCCGTCCGCATCGACGACGCCGATTTCGCTTCTTTTGGGGGCCGAAGATGGCGTGTTTTTCGACGAATTGTCCGAGTTCGTATCGAATTGAATCGCGACAAAGGCGATTTGGCGACCGTCGGCGGACCATGCCGGGGCGATGAACGCTTTGTCGGGATCCGCCGCAATCTCGGTGGGAAAGAGCGCGTTGTTGCTCTCCAGTTTGAGGGTCCAGATGCTGAACCAGCGGCTCCCGCGCAATCGGGCGCGCTGGTAGGCGATCTTGTCACCCGTGGGGGACCACGAGGGGAAAAGCCCCTCGCCAACGAAGCGTTTTTCGCCGGGATTTTCCAGCGGGCAGGTCCAGAGTTCGCCGCGCCCCTCGCGGGGGTTGACGCGGCAATACACGAGGCGCTTGCCATCCGGCGACCAACTGGGGTGCAGTTCCGGCCATGGGGTCGAGGTGAGTTGTTGCGGGTTGCGTCCATCGGACTGGGCGACCCAGATGTCCCATTGACCGCCGCGATCGCTGGCAAAGGCGATTCGCTTGCCGTCGGGTGAGAACACCGGTTGGGCATCGTTGGCGGATTCGTCGGTGATCTGCGTACAGGCGGAACCGTCGACGGCCTTGATGTAAAGATGACTGAAGCGTGAGTGGCGCGTCGAGGCAAAGATCATGATCCTGCCGGAGCGGTCCAGGCTGGGGTCCAAATCCGCGCCTTCACTGCGCGGGGTATGTTGGGTGAGGTTGGAGGCGGGCTGTCCTTCAAAGATGATCTCCTGCTGGAACACATCCTGGCTGAACTGGTTGGGCGCGGCGGGTGTGCGGGAGGTCGGCGCATCGCCACCGGCAGGGTCCGCGACAACCGGTTGCGCGGCCTGCTGCGGCTGAATCGCGCAAGCCGTATTGATCAATGCGGCGTTAAGGAGGAACAGGAAGGTGCGGCGTAGGGGTCGTTTAGTCATCTGAATCGAGCCTCACGCCGGACCGTTCGTGAGAAGGGGCTGCGGGCGTCGTGCTCAGCCTTGCTCTTCTCGCAGTGGACTTATCGGCTGTGAAAATCAGGCGAATCAGGATTCGCCAATGCTGACCGTACAGCGATTGTCCGATAAGCCGACGTGAGATTATCGACGCTGGGGAGGGGGAGTCTTGAGAACGGCGAGTCGCCGTAAATTATTGTCTCTAATATGTTTGTGGATTATCGTAAAGCTGAAAAGATCGGCATTTCTCGCGCAAAATCGCGCAATAATTGCCGGCCTGCGGCCAGGAGTTCGGGGGCGAAGATCGTGGCCGGCATTGGCCGTTAGGGAGCCTTGTCAGGCGTCATACGCGCTTGAATATCCTGGCGGAACTTGAGGGCGGCGGCATTCTGCGGGTCTTCTTTGAGGACTTCGTTAATGTGGTCGATGGCGTCCTGAATACCGCCGAGATCCAGTTCGATTTGTGCGAGGAAGATGCGCCAGCTGTGCTGCTTGGGGTCTTTACTCAAAGCTCTGAGGGCGAGCTCGCGGGCTTCGAGGAGATTAATCCTTCGCTCCGCGTCGGCCAGGGCCATCGTCGCCTCGGCCATGACAAAGTAGGGCGGGGCGTCGTCGGGCTTGGCAGCCGACTGCGACTGGGCGGCCTTGATTTTGAGCAGATTGCAATCTTTGAGGCGGGCCAGTTCGGCTTTCTTGAACGGATCGGAACGAAGCTGGCCCATGGTCAACTCAATCGCCCGGTTCGCGTAACGGAGCGCGGCGTCGTTTTCCTGCGACTCGTGTGAGGCTTCCCCGAGGTGCAATTGAACGCCGGCGTCGTTGGGGGCCAGATTCTCCGCTTCTTTGAGCGCGGCAATGGCCTGCTTGGTTTTCTTGCGCTTTTGCAGCACCGTCGCGTATTCAATGGTGATCTCAGCGGAGACCGGTTTGCCGTTTACTTCGGCCGGGGCAAGCCTCTTGGCGATTTCCAGGGGTCGCTCGGCCGAGGGATAGGCGTAGGACCTTCGATAGATCGAACCCACGGCCCAGTAGCCGCGAAAATCCTTGCTGCCGACGGGCGTGTTGTTGTACTTGTTCAAGTAATCCAGCGCGTCGGCGGATCGTCGGCTTTCGATAAGGAGGAGGGCTTGAATCAGCAGGATTCGGGGATGGTCCGGCTTCATGCGGCGAACGCGCTCCGTGACTGTCGCC
It contains:
- the xerA gene encoding site-specific tyrosine recombinase/integron integrase, with the translated sequence MSQEHPLVTDFLNYLRFERHFSPHTGKCYAADLYQFSQFLVGGPTAAAQASLPIKRPAPTSFGGGGGTAVATAPAAVATGDTEQVRQKLLAADANQIRSFLTFLTEREYSKATAARKLATLRSFYKFCLRRGYISTNPVASIRTPKQEKRLPKFLEVEQIQKLLTTPDDTTLLGARDRAMLETLYSTGVRVSELVALNIADVDIPGECLRIRGKGRKERVTPIGPTALVAIRRYMEMRANDPRSATFDHQPLYVNKHGQRLSTRSVRRKLDKYLIMCGLDPSISPHTLRHTFATHMLNNGADLRSVQELLGHQSISTTQVYTHVTTTQLKKDYDNSHPRS
- a CDS encoding DPP IV N-terminal domain-containing protein, which gives rise to MTKRPLRRTFLFLLNAALINTACAIQPQQAAQPVVADPAGGDAPTSRTPAAPNQFSQDVFQQEIIFEGQPASNLTQHTPRSEGADLDPSLDRSGRIMIFASTRHSRFSHLYIKAVDGSACTQITDESANDAQPVFSPDGKRIAFASDRGGQWDIWVAQSDGRNPQQLTSTPWPELHPSWSPDGKRLVYCRVNPREGRGELWTCPLENPGEKRFVGEGLFPSWSPTGDKIAYQRARLRGSRWFSIWTLKLESNNALFPTEIAADPDKAFIAPAWSADGRQIAFVAIQFDTNSDNSSKNTPSSAPKRSEIGVVDADGGGLMLLTNGEGENYSPHWAIDGRIYFTSRTDNAENIWSLQPLDAAIAAEPAWRAIDHRAARVNSTDEP
- a CDS encoding tetratricopeptide repeat protein, with translation MHRITSITYALALVLALLAHRAVAQEGQAPTGQTPAPQPTGGTPVTTPDEMLDHALKLFDSGDLQEAATVTERVRRMKPDHPRILLIQALLLIESRRSADALDYLNKYNNTPVGSKDFRGYWAVGSIYRRSYAYPSAERPLEIAKRLAPAEVNGKPVSAEITIEYATVLQKRKKTKQAIAALKEAENLAPNDAGVQLHLGEASHESQENDAALRYANRAIELTMGQLRSDPFKKAELARLKDCNLLKIKAAQSQSAAKPDDAPPYFVMAEATMALADAERRINLLEARELALRALSKDPKQHSWRIFLAQIELDLGGIQDAIDHINEVLKEDPQNAAALKFRQDIQARMTPDKAP